A region of the Nocardia asteroides genome:
GTGTTCGACGCGGCGGGCGTGCCCACCGCGACGGCCCGCACCGACGAGCACGGGCGTTATGTCGTCACGGATCTCGCCGAAGGCGACTACACGGTCGTTGCGCGCGGCTACCCCCCGGTGACCAGCCGGATCACGGTGAGCGGCGGCGAAGTCGCTCATGACGTGCGGCTCGGCTACGACCTCGAGGACGAGGAAACCGGAAAGACGCCGCCCATCCACTGAGCCGCTGGAAGGACGCCGGGCGCGGGCGGATCGATCACCGCTCCCGGCGTGCTCCTGCGCCGGTGGTCTCTCGATCCGACGGCATCCGGACGCGGCCGCCGCCCTCGCACGAGGATGTCCGATCAGCAGCGGCTCACTCCCGCGCCCCACGCCGCTTGTGATCGCCGAACGGTTCGTCGCGTTCCCGGACGGCCGCGCGGAAGCCCGCGGTGACGGCCCGCTCCTGGAAGGCGTAGCCCTCCCTGGTGTGCCGGGAGATGCCGTCGAAGACGGTGCTGATCATGCCGGAGTTCGCCACTCCCTGGGCGTACAGCGCCGAGTTCAGCGCCAGTTTGGCCATCATCAGCTGGTTGATCGGCATGCGCGCGATGCGCGCGACGAATTCCTCGGTGCGCGCGTCGAGTTCGTCGGCGGGCCAGGATTCGATCGCCAGGCCCCATTCGACCGCCTGTTTTCCGGTGAGACAGTCCCCGGTGAACAGCAGGCGCTTGGCGCGCTGGTCACCGAGGCGATGCGCCCACATTCCCGCCGCGGGAACGCCCCAGACCCGGGTGGGCGGATAGCCGATCTTGGCGTCGTCGGCGCAGATGATCTGGTCGGCGAACAGGGCGATGTCACTGCCGCCCGCCACCGCGAAGCCGTGCAGCTTGGCCACGGTCGGTTTGTTCGCCTGCATCAGGCTGGCGAAACCGCGATTGAACCGGCTCATCATCGCGTAGTCGATCATCGGATCCCAGGTCCGCGCCGGGTCGTGGTTGCGGCCCTGGACCACCGGGTCGACGACCGTCCCCGCCGCGTCGCCGGGACCGCCCGCCACCGCGAAACTCTGCTCGGCGAACAGGCTCAGGTCGTATCCCCCGCAGAATCCCTTGCCGCGCCCGGACAACAGGATCACGTGCACCCGCGGGTCCAGATCGGCGCGTTCGACCGCGTGCGCCAGGTCCTGCGGGGTGTCGGGGGTGATGGCGTTGCCCTTGTCCGGGCGGTTGAAGGTGATGCGCGCGATACGGCCGTCTCGCTCGTAGGTGAGTGTCCGGTACTCGCGCGCGGCGTCCGGCTCCGGGCGGCCCGTCCACGGCGAATCCGGCGTCTCCGTCCAATCGTGATACCACGCGCCCGCACCGTCATCGGCCTGGATGTCACTGTCGGTCATCGCTGTTCCCTTCGACGTCGTCCGGCACCTGTCTTCGCAGTCTGGTGCACCGACCATTTGACAGTCAACATTGACTGTGAAAATGTCGCCGTGGACGGAGGGAGACGGTGATGGCCGGAGTGCGCGAGGAGCAGAAGCGGGCGACCCGGGTTCGCATCCTCGAGGCCGCCGCCGACCTGCTGGCCGAGCAGGGATACCGGGCACTGTCCACCCTGTCCGTGCAGCGCGCGGCCGGTGTCAGCCGCGGAGCGCTGCTGCATCACTTCCCGACCATCGGCGCGTTGATCGCCGAACTGGTCGGCCATCTGGTCGCGCGAAACGAGGCGGCCGTTCGCGAAGTCGCGACCGGACTCGGCGCCGGGGCCGATCCCACCGTGCGCGCCTTGACCGCCCTGTACGAGTCGATGGCCCGGCCGGCGGCACAAGCCGAATTCGAACTGTGGGCGGCCGCGCGGACCGATCCCGCGCTTGCCGAGGCGTTGCGCGCGGCCGAACGAAAAGCCGGGCGCGACTTGCACCGCGTAGTGGACACCCTGTTCGATCCGGACATTGTCGCCCATCCGCGCTATCCGGCCGTTCGCGATCTCACCATCGCGATACTGCGCGGCACCGCGATGTCCCGCCCACTGCGCACCACCGAGCGCGCCGCCACGGCAACCATCGATCAATGGGCGCAGGCCATGAACGTCTTGCTCACACAAGGCTGATAGCAATCATCAAGCGCCGCCGTGACTCAATCCGCTGTGATGCGCGTCACTCATCCACTCGATTGTGCTGTCTCCCACACTCTCGCTATCCTGGCTGCACTTTGAGACCAGCGAGTCTCAATGCAGCCTTCGACGGGGCCGGGTTCGACCACCGCACGGCTCCGGCGGAGGCCGATTCCTGCCGGGGAGCGCCTGCGGCGCGTGGACTACCAGGAGCAAACGCCATGCGATCGAAGTGGATCTCGGCGGCCATCGGTATCACGGCGATGGCGCTGTCGTGTGTGGGACCGGGCAGCGGACCCGCCCTCGCCACACCGGACTGTCCGAGCATGTACGTCGTGGCGATCCCGGGAACATGGGAGACCACGGACCATCCGGACAACGAGCGACCCGGGCCCGGGATGCTGGCCGGAGTCACCAATGGCCTGCCGCCCTCGGTGCGCGTGGACTACGTCAGCTACGCCGCGACCGCGTTCCCCTGGGAGAGCGACGTCTATGGCGCTTCCAAGCGCGAAGCCGTGGACAATGCCCGCGGCTTGATCGCGGCGATGGCCAGGGAATGCGGTGCGACCAAGATCGCGCTGCTCGGCTACAGCCAGGGTGCGGACGCCGCGGGCGATCTCGCCGCCGAGATCGGCACCGGCATCGGCGTGGTGCCACCGCATCGGATTGTCGCGGTCGGACTCCTGTCCGACCCACGCCGCTCCCCCACTGATGCGCTGGTCGGCCCGCCGGTGGGCGGCGCGGGAGCGGGCGGCCCGCGCATCGGCGGATTCGGTTTCCTCACCCCGCAAACCCGCACCATCTGCGCGATCGGCGACCTTTACTGCTCCACGGCCTCCGACGATTTCGTGACCCGCTTCGCGGGCTTCCTGGCCCAGACCTCCTATCCCGACCCGGCCTATCTCTGGCGCTACCAGCTCGAAATGGGCGCCATCGTCGGCGATCTGATGTCCAACGGCGGACTCCCGGTGCTGCAGAGCCAGCTGTCGGAGTCGGCCAACCAGGAACGCGCGCGGCTGCTGGACGAGTTCTACCGCTCCGAGGCGCACACCGCCTACGGCAGCTACCCCGTCGGCGGCGGAGCTACCGCCCTGTCGTGGATGCACGACTGGCTGGCCTCGCTGGCCTGAGTCAGCGGGCGAGCCGGCGCGCGACCTCCCCACCCCGTCCGCGACGGCGCCCTGTGGAGGGGCCGCGGAGGTGCTGGCCGCTCAGCGACTCGGCCGTGCTGCTGGACTGCGGGCGCACAGCGCCGGCGGCCCGCTCGCCCCTCCACGCGCCGATCCGTTCGCGCCGTGCTCGTCGCACGCGGCGCGGGAGAGGCGCGTCGCGCATCGTCATCGGCGGGGCCGAGGCCGCCACATCGAGCGGGTGGTACTGGCGCGCGGGTTGCGCTGACACGTCGAGGGCCGTGTCCTGGTGCACGGCTGCCGGGTACTGGTCCGACATGGCGCGCCGACCCATTCAGCTCGGCTGAGCGCTTCGGGCCGCGTCATCGGATGCGCAGGGCCGTCAGCCGCCAGCCGGCAGAGCGGGTCCGGACGATGCGCGCCGCCAAGGCGAAACGACGACTGCCGCGGCCGTACGCGGCGAAGACCTCGGCGGTCCGCGCATTCATGAGGACCACGCTCACCCGGATCGGCACCGCCGCACCGAGAGCGCTGCCCGGCACGAGACCGGCGCCGATCAACGTGCGCACCGCGGCGACGACCGTGGCGTCGGCGACCACGGCGAGTTGTGGCACCGGTCGCCTGCGGTCGAGCACCTCGAGGACGATTCGTACCGCCGACTCGGCGAACCGGCATGCCTGCGCCCGTGTCTCATTCTCGATAGACGTCGCGGACGCATGCCCGCGACGCACCGCTCCGCGTACACCCGCTCTCGCCCGCCCGGAGCCCGCGCGCGGTCGCGGCCGGCACGGTAGCGCCCGAGCGACCGCCGGATCGCGCGGCGCGCTCCGCGCCTCGGCGCCGCGACAACTGTCCAACGGCGGCTCCGGATTAGGAGCAGGCGCCAACCAATCGCGATAATCAGTCATACGAATCCCTTCAGCCTCCGGTGGGTCCAAACCCGTGGCGACCGATTCTGCGGACACGGCACCGAAAATCGCGCGTAGTCGGCTACCCGAATCCAGCCGGGCTCGCCACCACCGGGGTACGGGAGCCCCGAGCAGCGACCACACCACCACACCGGGAATACCCGCAAACCCCCTACGGTTGCATTGGTTGCCATATCCACCAAAATGAGTCAGACTGGGAACGAAGGAGGCGTCGTGCAGTTCGGAATCTTCACGGTCGGTGATGTGACGACCGACCCGACGACCGGCCGGACGCCGAGTGAGCACGAGCGCATCACGGCCATGGTGACGATCGCGCGCAAGGCCGAAGAGGTCGGGCTGGACGTGTTCGCCACCGGCGAGCACCACAACCGGCCGTTCGTGCCGTCGTCGCCGACGACGATGCTCGGCTACATCGCGGCGCGCACCGAGCGGCTCCAACTCTCCACCGCGACGACGCTGATCACGACGAACGATCCGGTGAAGATCGCCGAGGACTTCGCCATGCTCCAGCACCTGTCCGAGGGACGGGTGGACCTGATGCTCGGCCGTGGCAACACCGGACCGGTCTACCCTTGGTTCGGCAAGGACATCCGCGACGGCATCGCGCTGGCGATCGAGAACTACCACCTGTTGCACCGGCTCTGGCGCGAGGACGTGGTCGACTGGGAGGGCAAGTTCCGCACGCCGTTGCAGTCGTTCACCTCGACGCCGCGCCCGCTGGACGACGTAGCGCCGTTCGTGTGGCACGGCTCGATCCGCAGCCCGGAGATCGCCGAGCAGGCGGCCTACTACGGCGACGGATTCTTCGCCAACAACATCTTCTGGCCGAAAGAACACTTCCAGCGGCTGATCGCGCTGTATCGGCAGCGCTACGAGCACTACGGTCACGGGTCGGCCGACCAGGCGATCGTCGGGCTCGGCGGACAGGTGTTCATGCGCAAGAACTCACAGGACGCGGTACGCGAGTTCCGTCCCTACTTCGACAACGCGCCGGTGTACGGGCACGGCCCCTCGCTGGAGGAGTTCACCGAGCAGACACCGCTCACCGTCGGCAGCCCACAGGAGGTCATCGACAAGACGCTCACCTTCCGGGAGTCTTTCGGCGACTACCAGCGCCAACTGTTCCTGATGGACCACGCGGGGCTGCCGCTGAAGACCGTGCTGGAACAACTGGACCTACTCGGCGGAGAGGTGGTCCCGGTGCTGCGCAAGGAATTCGCGGCGCTGCGCCCGGCGCATGTTCCGGACGCGCCGACGCACGCGAGCCTGGTCGCCGCCCGCGACGCCGCCCTGGAGGCGACCCGATGACCCGCATCGCGATCGTTTCCGCGGGCCTGTCCCAGCCCTCGTCGACCCGGCTGCTCGCCGATCGGCTCGCCGCCGCCACCGGCGAGGCACTGACCGCGTCCGGTGCGGATGTGACATTCGACGTCGTCGAAGTACGTGAGCACGCCCGCGATCTGGCCGACAACCTGCTCACCGGATTCGCCCCCAGTACTCTGCGCGCGACGATCGACAGCGTGTCCAGCGCCGACGGGTTGATCGCCGTCACGCCGATCTTCAACGCCTCCTACAGCGGCCTGTTCAAGACGTTCTTCGACGTACTGGAACCGGACGCGCTGGCAGGGATGCCGGTGCTGCTCGGCGCGACCGGCGGCTCGGCACGCCACTCGCTGGCGTTGGAGCACGCACTGCGTCCGATGTTCAGCTATCTGCACGCGGTGGTCGCGCCCACCTCCGTGTACGCGGCGTCCGAGGACTGGGCGTCCGCGGCGGCGGGCGGATTGCGTAGCAGAATCGACCGCGCCGCCGGGGAGTTCGCCGCCATGCTGACCACCACCCCACGAGCGCGCGCCGCCGATCCGTACGACGAGCCGGTACCGTTCGCGCAAATGCTCGGCACCCACTGAGCTTTTCGCGATCACCCGGCGCCATCCCTACCCAACTAGTTCAAAAATCAACCATTTGAGGAGAACGCCATGTCGACCACGACCACGAACACCCTGACCGCGGGCACCTGGGTCATCGACCCCGCCCACTCCACCCTCGGCTTCTCGGTACGCCACCTGATGGTGAGCAAGGTGCGCGGCCGGTTCACCGACTTCTCCGGCCGGTTGGTCATCGCCGAGGACGGCAGCGCCTCGGCCGAGGCCGAGATCCGGGTCGACTCGGTCACCACCGACAACGAACAGCGTGACGCCCACCTGCGCACCGCGGACTTCTTCCAGGCCGAGCAGTTCCCGGTGGCCACGTTCAAGTCCACCGGATTCCGGGTCAAGGGCGAGGACTTCGTGGTGGACGGCGAATTCACCATCCGCGGCGTCACCAAGCCGGTGTCGCTGGACGTGGAATTCCTCGGTGTGAACCCCGGCATGGGCCAAGGGCCGGTCGCGGGCTTCGAAGCCAAGACCGTGATCAATCGCCGCGACTTCGGCATCACCATCGACATGCCGCTGCCCGACGGCGGCGCCGTGATCGGCGACAAGATCACGCTCACCCTCGAGGTCGAGGTCGGTCTGCGGTCCTGAGTTCTCGACGGTCCCGCAGGAGTTCGGTGCTCCTGCGGGACCGTTTTTTTCCTCAGAATAGGGTCATCGGTTCGGCCGGAGCGGGGTCGGGCAGCGGGTCGATCTCGGGCAGCCGGGCGCGGACTTCGTCGTGGAAGCGACGGGCCAGCTCGAGCGAACCGGCATTGTCCGGCGTGTGCACGAACACCGTGGGCGACCGGCCTTCGCGCAACCATTCGGCGACCATGCCGACCCACGGGCGCCAACCCTCGACGGTCCGCTCGACGTCGTCGCGGCCGTGGTAGCGCACGATCGGGTATTCGGTCAGTGCGCGCATCCGGCGCTGCACCCGCGGCTTCTTCGACGCCGCTTCCTGTTCGGCCGCGCTGGTGGGCGGACCGTCGAAGAGCACGGTGGTGTCGAACGGAACCCATTCGGCGCCGACCCGGGACAACACGTGTTCGAGCCGGTGTACCGCCTGCTCGTCGGCGAAGAACGCGGGATGCCGGACCTCTACGGCGAGCCGGTAGGCGCGCGGCGCCTGACGCAGGAATCCGGCAAGCGCACCGAGATCCGTCGGGCCGAACGAGCCGGGCAGCTGCACCCACAGCGCGTGGATGCGCTCCCCGAGCGGCTCCATCGCGGCGAGGAAAGACCTCAGCTCCTCCTCGACGCCGGACAGCCTGCGTTCATGGGTGATCGGCTTGGGCAGCTTCAGTACGAAGCGGAACGACGGATCGCATTGAGCCGCCCAGGATTCCACCGTTCGCCGCGACGGCGTCGCGTAGAAGGTCGTATTGCCCTCGACGGCGTTGCACCAGGTGGCGTACCAGCGCAGTCGCTCACCCGGCGGAAGGTGCCGTTCCTGCCAAGCCGCGTGCGTCCACATCGCACATCCCACGTTCAGCCGCATGTTCTCGACGCTAACCCACCCTCCCGACACCGGAGCCGGTCGCTCACTCCGGCGGCACCCGGCCCTGCTCCGGGCTCACCGCCGCGCACGCTTCCGCGGCCGAACCCAGCCGAAGGTCAGCTCGACGGCGCGCTTCCAGTTCTCGTACTCGTCCTGGCGCAACTGCGCGTCCATTCGCGGAACCCATTGGGCGGCCAGTCGCCAATTGTTGCGCAGCCCTTCCAGATCCGGCCAGTAGCCGACGGCCAGGCCCGCGGCGTACGCGGCGCCGAGCGACACGGTTTCGGCGACGAACGGACGCAGCACCGGAACGTCCAGGACATCGGCCACGATCTGCATGAGCAGGTTGTTCGAGGTCATGCCGCCGTCCACGCGCAGGGTCGCGGCCTGGAGGCCGGAGTCGGCGTTCATCGCCTCCACCACGTCACGGGTCTGCCAGGCGGTTGCCTCCAGCACGGCTCGGGCGATGTGCCCCTTGGTGACATAGGAGGTCAGTCCGGCGATCAGGCCGCGGGCGTCGCCGCGCCAATGCGGCGCGTACAGGCCGGAGAACGCGGGCACGACGTAGCAGCCGCCGTTGTCTTCGACTGTGCGCGCGAGGGTTTCGATTTCCGGCGCGCTGGTGACCAGCCCGATGTTGTCGCGCACCCATTGCACGAGCGAACCGGTGACCGCGATCGGCCCCTCCAGCGCGTAGACCGGCTCCGGTCCGATCTGGTAGCCGATCGTGGTGAGCAGGCCGTGCTCGGACCGCACCAGCTCGCTTCCGGTGTTCATCATCAAGAACCCGCCGGTGCCGTAGGTGCACTTGGTTTCGCCGCGCGCGAAGCAGGTTTGGCCGAACAACGCGGCATGCTGGTCACCCAGGGCGGCGGCGATCGGGATGCCGGGGACCACCCGGCGGGTCATGCCGTAGGACGCGGTCGAAGGCTGGATGCGCGGCAACATCCGAGCGGGAATACCGAAGAAATTCAGCAGTTCGTCGTCCCACGTCAGGGTGCTGAGGTTCATCAGAAGGGTGCGGCTGGCATTGGTGACGTCGGTGAGGTGCAGGCCACCGTCGGGACCTCCGGTGAGGTTCCAGATCAGCCAGGTCTCCATGGTGCCGAACAGCACCTCGCCCCGCTCGGCGCGCTCGCGCAGACCGGGTACAGAATCCAGCATCCAGCGCAGCCGCGGCGCCGCGAAGTAGCCGGCCAGCGGCAGACCGCAGCGCTCGCGGATCCGGTCGGCGCCCGGCTCGCGCTCCAGTTCCCGGACCAGTTCGTCGGTCCGCACGTCCTGCCATACGATGGCGCGCCCGATCGGCGTGCCGGTGCGGCGATCCCACACCACGGTGGTCTCGCGCTGGTTCGCGATGCCGAGCGCGGCGATCCGGTCGGCGGCGACGCCGGAATCCCGCAACGCCTGCGGCACGATCCGCTCGACGTTGCGCCAGATCTCCAGCGCGTCCTGCTCGGCCCACCCCGGCCGCGGGTGATGCTGCCGGTGCGGCCGCTGGGCCACGCCGACCAGCCGGGCGCGCTGATCGAACAGGATGCACCGGGTCGAGGTGGTGCCCTGATCGATCGCCAGCACGTAACGCTGCTTCACGCTCGCCCGCTCCTCGTCGAAATCCGCCGGTCGCCGGCCGGACCGATCTCAGTGGCCCGCACCGAGATCCCGCGATACCGCGCGAGCGGCGTCGAGCACCTGACCGACCAGTGCGGGCCGGTGCCGCAATTGGGCGTCACAGAGCCGGTCCACCGCACCGGTGATGCCGATGGCGCCGACCACCAGGCCACCGGGCGCCCGGATCGGCGCCGCGATACCCGCCTCGCCCGTCCGGAATTCCCCGGTATCGCCCGCCCATCCGGCCTGCCGCACACCGGCGAGCGCCCTGGTGAGCGCGACACGGTCGATGAGAGTGCGGTGTGTGAGCGGGGCCAGTTCGCCGCGGCGGACCGCCGCGGCCAAGTCGATGTCGTAGGCGAGCAGGACTTTGCCCAGCGCGGTGGCGTGCGGCGGCAGGAGCTCGCCGAGTTCGAGCGCCTGTTCGGTGTTGTCCGGCCGGAATACGTGATGGACCACGACCACAGCGCCGTCCATCGGCGCGCCGATCCGCACCGACTCGCCCGTGCGAGCCGCCAGCGCGTCGGCCCAGTTGATCGCGCGGGAGCGCAATTCGTTCGCGTCGAGGTAGCTGGTGCCCAGATGCAGTAGCGCCGCTCCGAGCTGATACTTGCCGGTCGCCGGGTCCTGCTCGACGAAGCCGACACCCTGGAGCGTCCGCAGGATGCCGTGCGCGGTCGGTTTCGGCAGCTCGAGCGCACCCGCGATGTCGGCGACGCCGAGACGGCCGGAACCTCGGGCCAGCAGCCGTAGGACGGCCGCCGCCCGCTCGATCGATTGGATCGCACCCGGCATGTCGGGAAACCTATCCTCCAGGTGGCGATTCGACAATGTCGAACGGTTGGTAATACCTGGGCAACATCAGTGAAACCAGGTGTGAGCTGCGCCATACATCCTCCTGACCGGTCGGACGGTAGCGGCCCCGCCTTACGGCAACCAGTCGAGGCGTTCGACATTGTCGAACGGCGGCAGTATCCGGGCCCGGCATTCCGCCGTAATTTCCAGTGACACGCACGGTCGCGTCCGCGGCCAGCGGGGTGAACGGAGGCTCAACGATGAACTTCGGCTCGATCTTTCTCAGCGAAGCGCTCGGCACAGGAGTGCTGGTGCTGCTCGGGGTCGGCGTGGTCGCGAACGTATTGCTGACCAAGTCCAAAGGACTGGACGGCGGCTGGCTGCTGATCAACGTGGGATGGGGGTTCGCCGTCCTGGCCGGCGTCTACGTCGCCTACAAGACCGGCGGCCACCTCAATCCCGCGGTCACCATCGGCATCCTGTTCAGCGGCGCGGAGGAGTTCGCCCCCGGCATCGCGATCTCCGGCTCCGCGACGCTCGCCTATCTGAGCGGCCAATTCTCCGGCGCGTTCGTCGGCGCGACGATCGCCTACGTCGCCTACAAACGCCACTTCGACGCGGAGACCGACGCGGAGAAGAAGCTCGCCGTTTTCGCCACCGGTCCCGCGATCCGCGCCCTACGCTGGAATTTCGCCACCGAAGTGATCGGCACGTTCACGCTCGTCCTGGTCATCCTGACTTTCGGCCACACGCCGAGCGGGCTCGGCCCGGCCGCCGCGGCACTGTTGGTCGTCGGCATCGGCGCTTCGCTGGGCGGCCCGACCGGGTACGCCGTCAACCCCGCGCGCGACCTGGGTCCGCGCTTGGCACACGCGCTGCTGCCGGTGCGCAAGCCCGCCCCCGCGGATGCGGTCCTGGTGCCGGTGGGCGCGGGCGACTCCGGACCGGTCGCATCTCCCGAGGCCGACGCGACGACACACGGCAAGGACTCCGACTGGGGATACGCCTGGGTGCCGGTGCTCGGGCCGCTGGTGGGCGGTGCGCTCGCCGGTCTGGCCGCCCAATTCCTGTTCTGAATCCTCCTCCGCGACAGCACGTTCCGAAAGGACCTCGATGAGCAAGTTCGTCGGCGCAATCGACCAGGGCACCACGAGCACCCGTTTCATGGTGTTCGACCACAGTGGCAACGAGATCGCCCGCCATCAGCTCGAACACGAGCAGATTCTGCCGCGCCCCGGCTGGGTCGAGCACAATCCGACCGAGATCTGGGAGCGCACCCGTGCTGTCATCCAGAGCACGCTGACCAAAGCCGATCTCGACGCGAGCGATCTGGCCGCAGTCGGCGTCACCAATCAGCGCGAGACCACGGTTGTGTGGAACCGCAGGACCGGGCGGCCGTACTGCAACGCGATCGTCTGGCAGGACACCCGCACCGATCGCATCGCCGCCGAGCTGGAGCGGGCCGGGCACGGTGACACCATCCGGCGCAAGGCGGGCCTGCCGCCGGCCACCTATTTCTCCGGCGGCAAGCTGCGCTGGATTCTGGACAACGTCCCCGGGGTGGCCGCGGACGCCGAACGCGGTGACGCGCTCTTCGGCACCACCGACACCTGGCTGCTGTGGCAGTTGACCGGCGGAGTCGACGGCGGCGTGCACGTCACCGATCCGACCAACGCCAGCCGCACCATGCTGATGAACCTGGAGACGCTGGACTGGGACGAGGAGCTGCTGTCGCTGTTCGGGGTGCCGCGCGCGATGCTACCGCGGATCGCGCCGTCGGCGAACTCGGATCTGTTCGGCACCACGCGCCCCGACGGCCCGTTCGGCGGCGCGGTCCCGCTGTCCGGCGTGCTCGGCGACCAGCAGGCCGCCACCGTGGGGCAGGTCTGCTTCCGGCCCGGCGAGGCGAAGAACACCTACGGCACCGGAAACTTCCTGCTGCTCAACACCGGAACCGAGATCGTTCGGTCGCAGCACGGGCTGCTGACCACGGTCGCCTACCAGTTCGGTGCGGAGAAGCCGGTGTACGCGCTGGAAGGTTCGATCGCGGTGACCGGCTCGGCGGTGCAGTGGCTGCGTGACCAGCTGGGCATCATCTCCGGCGCGGCACAGAGTGAATCGCTGGCCCGGCAGGCCGAGGACAACGGCGGGGTGTACTTCGTCCCGGCGTTCTCCGGGTTGTTCGCGCCGTACTGGCGTTCGGACGCGCGCGGCGCGATCGTCGGCCTGTCCCGCTACAGCACCAACGCCCATCTGGCGCGGGCGACGCTGGAATCGATCTGCTATCAGACCCGCGACGTGGTCGAGGCGATGCAGGCCGACTCCGGCGTGCGACTGGATGTGCTGCGGGTGGACGGCGGCGTCACCGCCAACGAGCTGTGCATGCAGTTGCAGGCCGACTTCCTCGGCGTGCCGGTGTCGCGTCCGGTGGTCGCGGAGACCACCGCGCTCGGCGCGGCCTACGCGGCGGGCCTGGCGGTCGGCTTCTGGAACGACACCGACGAACTGGAACAGAACTGGAACGAAGCCAAACGCTGGAGCCCGACCTGGTCGGAGCA
Encoded here:
- a CDS encoding crotonase/enoyl-CoA hydratase family protein: MTDSDIQADDGAGAWYHDWTETPDSPWTGRPEPDAAREYRTLTYERDGRIARITFNRPDKGNAITPDTPQDLAHAVERADLDPRVHVILLSGRGKGFCGGYDLSLFAEQSFAVAGGPGDAAGTVVDPVVQGRNHDPARTWDPMIDYAMMSRFNRGFASLMQANKPTVAKLHGFAVAGGSDIALFADQIICADDAKIGYPPTRVWGVPAAGMWAHRLGDQRAKRLLFTGDCLTGKQAVEWGLAIESWPADELDARTEEFVARIARMPINQLMMAKLALNSALYAQGVANSGMISTVFDGISRHTREGYAFQERAVTAGFRAAVRERDEPFGDHKRRGARE
- a CDS encoding TetR/AcrR family transcriptional regulator; this encodes MAGVREEQKRATRVRILEAAADLLAEQGYRALSTLSVQRAAGVSRGALLHHFPTIGALIAELVGHLVARNEAAVREVATGLGAGADPTVRALTALYESMARPAAQAEFELWAAARTDPALAEALRAAERKAGRDLHRVVDTLFDPDIVAHPRYPAVRDLTIAILRGTAMSRPLRTTERAATATIDQWAQAMNVLLTQG
- a CDS encoding cutinase family protein — its product is MRSKWISAAIGITAMALSCVGPGSGPALATPDCPSMYVVAIPGTWETTDHPDNERPGPGMLAGVTNGLPPSVRVDYVSYAATAFPWESDVYGASKREAVDNARGLIAAMARECGATKIALLGYSQGADAAGDLAAEIGTGIGVVPPHRIVAVGLLSDPRRSPTDALVGPPVGGAGAGGPRIGGFGFLTPQTRTICAIGDLYCSTASDDFVTRFAGFLAQTSYPDPAYLWRYQLEMGAIVGDLMSNGGLPVLQSQLSESANQERARLLDEFYRSEAHTAYGSYPVGGGATALSWMHDWLASLA
- a CDS encoding LLM class flavin-dependent oxidoreductase, with translation MQFGIFTVGDVTTDPTTGRTPSEHERITAMVTIARKAEEVGLDVFATGEHHNRPFVPSSPTTMLGYIAARTERLQLSTATTLITTNDPVKIAEDFAMLQHLSEGRVDLMLGRGNTGPVYPWFGKDIRDGIALAIENYHLLHRLWREDVVDWEGKFRTPLQSFTSTPRPLDDVAPFVWHGSIRSPEIAEQAAYYGDGFFANNIFWPKEHFQRLIALYRQRYEHYGHGSADQAIVGLGGQVFMRKNSQDAVREFRPYFDNAPVYGHGPSLEEFTEQTPLTVGSPQEVIDKTLTFRESFGDYQRQLFLMDHAGLPLKTVLEQLDLLGGEVVPVLRKEFAALRPAHVPDAPTHASLVAARDAALEATR
- a CDS encoding FMN reductase, whose amino-acid sequence is MTRIAIVSAGLSQPSSTRLLADRLAAATGEALTASGADVTFDVVEVREHARDLADNLLTGFAPSTLRATIDSVSSADGLIAVTPIFNASYSGLFKTFFDVLEPDALAGMPVLLGATGGSARHSLALEHALRPMFSYLHAVVAPTSVYAASEDWASAAAGGLRSRIDRAAGEFAAMLTTTPRARAADPYDEPVPFAQMLGTH
- a CDS encoding YceI family protein; translated protein: MSTTTTNTLTAGTWVIDPAHSTLGFSVRHLMVSKVRGRFTDFSGRLVIAEDGSASAEAEIRVDSVTTDNEQRDAHLRTADFFQAEQFPVATFKSTGFRVKGEDFVVDGEFTIRGVTKPVSLDVEFLGVNPGMGQGPVAGFEAKTVINRRDFGITIDMPLPDGGAVIGDKITLTLEVEVGLRS
- a CDS encoding DUF72 domain-containing protein → MWTHAAWQERHLPPGERLRWYATWCNAVEGNTTFYATPSRRTVESWAAQCDPSFRFVLKLPKPITHERRLSGVEEELRSFLAAMEPLGERIHALWVQLPGSFGPTDLGALAGFLRQAPRAYRLAVEVRHPAFFADEQAVHRLEHVLSRVGAEWVPFDTTVLFDGPPTSAAEQEAASKKPRVQRRMRALTEYPIVRYHGRDDVERTVEGWRPWVGMVAEWLREGRSPTVFVHTPDNAGSLELARRFHDEVRARLPEIDPLPDPAPAEPMTLF
- the glpK gene encoding glycerol kinase GlpK, translated to MKQRYVLAIDQGTTSTRCILFDQRARLVGVAQRPHRQHHPRPGWAEQDALEIWRNVERIVPQALRDSGVAADRIAALGIANQRETTVVWDRRTGTPIGRAIVWQDVRTDELVRELEREPGADRIRERCGLPLAGYFAAPRLRWMLDSVPGLRERAERGEVLFGTMETWLIWNLTGGPDGGLHLTDVTNASRTLLMNLSTLTWDDELLNFFGIPARMLPRIQPSTASYGMTRRVVPGIPIAAALGDQHAALFGQTCFARGETKCTYGTGGFLMMNTGSELVRSEHGLLTTIGYQIGPEPVYALEGPIAVTGSLVQWVRDNIGLVTSAPEIETLARTVEDNGGCYVVPAFSGLYAPHWRGDARGLIAGLTSYVTKGHIARAVLEATAWQTRDVVEAMNADSGLQAATLRVDGGMTSNNLLMQIVADVLDVPVLRPFVAETVSLGAAYAAGLAVGYWPDLEGLRNNWRLAAQWVPRMDAQLRQDEYENWKRAVELTFGWVRPRKRARR
- a CDS encoding IclR family transcriptional regulator, whose product is MPGAIQSIERAAAVLRLLARGSGRLGVADIAGALELPKPTAHGILRTLQGVGFVEQDPATGKYQLGAALLHLGTSYLDANELRSRAINWADALAARTGESVRIGAPMDGAVVVVHHVFRPDNTEQALELGELLPPHATALGKVLLAYDIDLAAAVRRGELAPLTHRTLIDRVALTRALAGVRQAGWAGDTGEFRTGEAGIAAPIRAPGGLVVGAIGITGAVDRLCDAQLRHRPALVGQVLDAARAVSRDLGAGH
- a CDS encoding aquaporin family protein, which encodes MNFGSIFLSEALGTGVLVLLGVGVVANVLLTKSKGLDGGWLLINVGWGFAVLAGVYVAYKTGGHLNPAVTIGILFSGAEEFAPGIAISGSATLAYLSGQFSGAFVGATIAYVAYKRHFDAETDAEKKLAVFATGPAIRALRWNFATEVIGTFTLVLVILTFGHTPSGLGPAAAALLVVGIGASLGGPTGYAVNPARDLGPRLAHALLPVRKPAPADAVLVPVGAGDSGPVASPEADATTHGKDSDWGYAWVPVLGPLVGGALAGLAAQFLF